A window of the Tripterygium wilfordii isolate XIE 37 chromosome 12, ASM1340144v1, whole genome shotgun sequence genome harbors these coding sequences:
- the LOC120010700 gene encoding uncharacterized protein LOC120010700 isoform X2, producing MTANGEIESLTSVHDLFAKLPDHLHIEIFLRVPISDWAHISCVKLQWANLFRKECFWQAALTRSFPLAGQDKRWPGPIPRGLSKRRYVALYVSKHMFSLDGEIDEIVGHSYLFLKEQLQHSTIPPSSAILHGTIIDQFISCGKSRDMAHELASQIWLAVLDSLEENEQTFFLLKSFALEEDFNY from the exons ATGACAGCCAATGGTGAGATTGAGTCTTTGACATCGGTTCATGATTTGTTTGCAAAGCTTCCTGACCATCTTCATATTGAAATCTTCCTCCGGGTTCCCATCTCAGACTGGGCTCACATATCATGTGTTAAACTGCAGTGGGCCAATCTGTTCCGCAAAGAGTGCTTCTGGCAAGCAGCTCTTACGAGGAGCTTTCCTCTTGCTGGCCAAGATAAACGATGGCCAGGACCTATCCCTCGAGGGTTGAGCAAACG GAGATATGTGGCTTTGTATGTTAGTAAACACATGTTTTCTCTGGATGGTGAGATTGATGAGATTGTGGGCCATTCTTATCTGTTTCTGAAAGAGCAACTTCAACATTCGACAATACCACCATCTTCTGCGATACTTCATGGAACTATAATTG ATCAATTTATTTCTTGTGGCAAATCAAGAGATATGGCTCACGAGCTTGCTTCACAGATCTGGTTAGCGGTCCTTGACAGTTTGGAGGAAAATGAACAGACATTTTTCTTACTTAAGAGTTTTGCTCTGGAAGAGGAT